A genomic segment from Bradyrhizobium diazoefficiens USDA 110 encodes:
- a CDS encoding beta-ketoacyl-ACP synthase: MTDTASTPGQTEVWITGIGLATSLGEGLDANWAALQEKRINVDEKGFAPYIVHPLMPVSFDSQIPKKGDQRQMEAWQRIGTYAAGLALDSAGIKGNKDILSKIDMVVAAGGGERDLNVDTGVLTAEAKGANAPGFLNERLMSDLRPTLFLAQLSNLLAGNIAIVHGLGGTSRTFMGEEVAGADAARIALARIASGESDIALIGGSHNGERKDLMVLYEFGDFNLKDKFAPVWARKDHAGFALGSAGAFLVLESKAHAEARGAKPFAKLSSVVADLARRKQPGDMAATLEKLWAKLPKREGKGAIITGATGAEPATSEERGFLKGHADFPVRSTGTMFGHTMETQFPLGIALAALSISRGALFPPNDSTGTEIEMQGAPTQIVVVGAGHWRGEGMALVEAVS, encoded by the coding sequence ATGACTGACACCGCTTCGACGCCCGGCCAGACGGAAGTCTGGATCACCGGCATTGGCCTTGCCACCTCGCTCGGCGAGGGCCTGGACGCCAACTGGGCCGCGCTCCAGGAGAAGCGCATCAATGTCGACGAGAAGGGCTTTGCGCCCTACATCGTGCATCCGCTGATGCCGGTCTCCTTCGACAGCCAGATCCCGAAGAAGGGCGACCAGCGCCAGATGGAAGCCTGGCAGCGCATCGGCACCTATGCCGCGGGCCTCGCGCTCGACTCTGCGGGGATCAAGGGCAACAAGGATATCCTGTCGAAGATCGACATGGTCGTGGCCGCCGGCGGCGGCGAGCGTGATCTCAACGTCGACACCGGCGTGCTCACGGCCGAGGCCAAGGGGGCGAATGCGCCCGGCTTCCTCAACGAACGCCTGATGAGCGATCTCAGGCCGACGCTGTTTCTGGCCCAGCTCTCCAATCTCCTCGCCGGCAACATCGCCATCGTGCACGGGCTCGGCGGCACCTCGCGCACCTTCATGGGCGAAGAGGTTGCGGGCGCCGATGCGGCCCGCATCGCGCTCGCGCGCATCGCCTCGGGCGAGAGCGACATCGCCCTGATCGGCGGCTCGCACAATGGCGAGCGCAAGGACCTCATGGTCCTCTACGAATTCGGCGACTTCAACCTGAAGGACAAGTTCGCTCCCGTCTGGGCGCGCAAGGACCACGCCGGCTTCGCGCTCGGCTCGGCCGGCGCGTTCCTGGTGCTGGAATCGAAGGCGCATGCGGAAGCGCGCGGCGCAAAGCCGTTCGCAAAACTGTCGAGCGTGGTGGCCGATCTGGCCCGGCGCAAGCAGCCCGGCGACATGGCGGCGACGCTGGAGAAGCTTTGGGCCAAGCTGCCGAAGCGCGAGGGCAAGGGCGCGATCATCACTGGCGCGACCGGCGCAGAGCCCGCGACATCCGAGGAGCGCGGCTTCCTGAAGGGCCACGCCGACTTCCCGGTTCGCTCGACCGGCACGATGTTCGGACACACCATGGAGACGCAATTCCCGCTCGGAATCGCGCTCGCCGCGCTGTCGATCTCGCGCGGCGCACTGTTCCCGCCGAACGATTCCACAGGGACCGAGATTGAAATGCAGGGGGCACCCACCCAGATTGTGGTCGTGGGGGCCGGACACTGGCGCGGCGAAGGCATGGCGCTGGTCGAGGCCGTAAGCTAG
- a CDS encoding ParB-like protein translates to MTTNAREPRVHPVPILSLRPTQMTVGMREVKEKRKRWREHDSKKQADLLGKHMIPVVYGPDKRYYVIDHHHLGRALHDEGVKEVLVTVVGDLRMVEREAFWGVMDNKRWVYPYDSKGERRPFRDLPKSVADLRDDPFRSLAGELRRLGGFAKDTTPFSEFLWADYLRRKLSRKAVDANFDKALEKALSAAKSKDAIYLPGWCGPADDD, encoded by the coding sequence ATGACCACGAACGCGCGCGAGCCGAGGGTGCATCCGGTGCCGATCCTGTCGCTTCGGCCGACGCAGATGACGGTCGGCATGCGCGAGGTCAAGGAGAAGCGCAAACGCTGGCGCGAGCACGACAGCAAGAAGCAGGCCGATCTGCTCGGCAAGCACATGATCCCCGTCGTGTACGGGCCGGACAAGCGTTACTACGTGATCGACCATCATCATCTCGGCCGCGCATTGCACGACGAGGGCGTCAAGGAAGTGCTGGTGACTGTCGTCGGCGACCTCAGGATGGTCGAGCGCGAGGCCTTCTGGGGCGTGATGGACAACAAGCGCTGGGTCTATCCCTACGATTCCAAGGGCGAAAGGCGGCCGTTCCGCGACCTGCCGAAATCAGTCGCCGATCTCAGGGACGATCCCTTCCGCAGCCTCGCCGGCGAGCTCCGCCGCCTGGGGGGATTTGCCAAGGACACCACGCCGTTCTCCGAATTCCTGTGGGCCGACTATCTGCGCCGGAAATTGTCGCGCAAGGCGGTGGATGCCAATTTCGACAAGGCGCTGGAAAAGGCGCTGTCCGCGGCCAAGAGCAAGGATGCGATCTATCTGCCGGGCTGGTGCGGGCCGGCGGACGACGATTAG
- a CDS encoding 3-hydroxyacyl-ACP dehydratase FabZ family protein, translating into MQLEYFHMIDRIVDLRVDEKTIVVEAQVPKESTVFEGHFPGYPLMPGVLLIESMAQASGWLQLGVFKFERMPILAAVKEAKVRGSVFPGDLMTIEASLSYEGSGYAMTEAKIKVGGKLRANSALTFTLIPFPNADMRGYMAKVAERVGFPQQAVSP; encoded by the coding sequence ATGCAACTCGAATACTTTCACATGATCGATCGCATCGTCGACCTCAGGGTCGACGAGAAGACGATCGTCGTCGAGGCCCAGGTCCCGAAGGAAAGCACCGTCTTCGAGGGACACTTCCCGGGCTATCCCTTGATGCCCGGCGTGCTCCTGATCGAATCGATGGCGCAGGCCTCGGGCTGGCTTCAGCTCGGCGTGTTCAAGTTCGAGCGCATGCCGATCCTGGCCGCCGTGAAGGAGGCCAAGGTGCGCGGCTCGGTGTTCCCCGGCGATCTCATGACCATCGAGGCGAGCCTCTCCTATGAGGGCTCGGGCTACGCCATGACCGAAGCCAAGATCAAGGTCGGCGGCAAGCTGCGCGCGAACTCGGCGCTCACCTTCACGCTGATTCCCTTCCCCAACGCGGACATGCGCGGATACATGGCGAAAGTCGCCGAGCGCGTCGGCTTTCCGCAGCAGGCCGTATCGCCATGA
- a CDS encoding beta-ketoacyl-ACP synthase translates to MTAPRDKFGRPVVVVTGMGIMTSLGAGKADNWAKLVAGESGIRTITRFPVDGLKTTMAGTVDFVSVDPFSSTGLSERMAEMVTQEALEQAGIGANADFPGPLFLAVAPVEVEWPQRRELGRAVGKLDFTYDDLLRISGGGKYSAYHHRFMFGSVAAHLAETFGTKGSPISLSTACASGATSIQLGVEAIRRGETDAALCVATDGTVNPEALVRFSLLSALSTQNDPPQAASRPFSKNRDGFVMAEGAGALVLESYEAATARGAKILGVIAGCGELTDSFHRTRSSPDGKPIIGCMNKTLADAGMTPDQIDHINAHGTATPENDKMEYNTTSAVFGDLVSKIPVTSNKSMVGHTISAAGAVEAIFSLLTLEHQRIPPTINYETPDPTILFDVVGNKARDARVTAVMSNSFGFGGQNASLILTREPA, encoded by the coding sequence ATGACTGCACCACGCGACAAATTCGGGCGTCCCGTCGTCGTCGTCACCGGCATGGGCATCATGACCTCGCTCGGCGCCGGCAAGGCGGACAATTGGGCGAAGCTCGTCGCCGGCGAATCCGGCATCCGCACCATCACGCGCTTTCCGGTCGACGGCCTGAAGACGACGATGGCCGGCACGGTCGATTTCGTCAGCGTCGATCCGTTCTCCTCCACCGGCCTGTCCGAGCGGATGGCCGAGATGGTCACGCAGGAAGCGCTCGAGCAGGCCGGCATCGGCGCCAACGCCGATTTCCCGGGCCCCCTCTTCCTCGCGGTCGCGCCCGTCGAAGTCGAATGGCCGCAGCGCCGCGAGCTCGGCCGCGCCGTCGGCAAGCTCGACTTCACTTATGACGACCTGCTGCGCATCTCCGGCGGCGGCAAGTACAGCGCCTATCATCACCGCTTCATGTTCGGCTCGGTCGCAGCCCATCTCGCCGAGACTTTTGGCACCAAGGGCTCGCCGATCTCGCTGTCCACGGCCTGCGCCTCGGGCGCGACCTCGATCCAGCTCGGCGTGGAAGCGATCCGCCGCGGCGAGACCGATGCCGCGCTGTGCGTCGCGACCGACGGCACGGTGAATCCGGAAGCGCTGGTGCGCTTCTCGCTGCTTTCGGCACTATCGACCCAAAACGATCCGCCGCAGGCGGCTTCCCGCCCCTTCTCCAAGAACCGCGACGGCTTCGTCATGGCCGAAGGCGCCGGCGCGCTGGTGCTGGAAAGCTATGAAGCGGCGACTGCGCGCGGTGCAAAAATCCTCGGCGTGATCGCCGGCTGCGGCGAGCTCACGGATTCCTTCCACCGCACTCGCTCCTCGCCCGACGGCAAGCCGATCATCGGCTGCATGAACAAGACGCTGGCCGATGCCGGCATGACCCCGGACCAGATCGACCACATCAACGCGCACGGCACCGCGACACCCGAAAACGACAAGATGGAGTACAACACGACATCGGCCGTGTTCGGCGATCTCGTCTCGAAGATTCCGGTCACCTCCAACAAGTCGATGGTCGGCCACACCATCTCGGCCGCAGGCGCCGTGGAGGCGATCTTCTCGCTGCTGACCCTCGAGCACCAGCGCATCCCGCCGACGATCAACTACGAGACCCCGGATCCCACGATCCTGTTCGACGTCGTCGGCAACAAGGCGCGCGATGCGCGCGTGACCGCGGTCATGTCGAACTCGTTCGGCTTCGGCGGCCAGAACGCCTCGCTGATCCTGACCCGCGAACCGGCCTGA
- a CDS encoding acyl carrier protein, whose product MSSTFDQVATIIAETCDIPRDTITPDSHAIDDLGIDSLDFLDIAFAIDKQFGIKLPLEKWTQEVNDGKATTEQYFVLKNLCARIDELVAAKGASA is encoded by the coding sequence ATGTCCTCCACATTCGATCAGGTCGCTACGATCATCGCTGAAACCTGCGACATTCCGCGCGACACGATCACGCCGGATAGCCACGCCATCGATGACCTCGGCATCGACAGCCTCGATTTCCTCGATATCGCGTTTGCGATCGACAAGCAGTTCGGCATCAAGCTGCCGCTGGAAAAGTGGACCCAGGAGGTCAACGACGGGAAAGCGACCACCGAACAATATTTCGTGCTGAAGAACCTGTGCGCGCGCATCGACGAGCTGGTTGCAGCCAAGGGCGCGAGCGCCTAA
- a CDS encoding Crp/Fnr family transcriptional regulator, with amino-acid sequence MPSDTIRAALVRRLRVSSGISEEDVREIEALPIAVRQYPAETPVVRDGERATECCLIVEGFCARSKTIASGKRQILSLHIPGEIPDLMSLFLHVMDHELSTLTPCTLGFISHDTLRRLHQRRPVVAEMFWRDTLIDAAMFREWIVNVGQRPAPARLAHVMIELRERLRVIGRVDGNTFEMPLTQEQIGEALGITAVHANRVIKQLRQEGIVEFQRGRVTVLDEQKFFELADFDGRYLHQSPTL; translated from the coding sequence GTGCCCAGCGACACGATTCGTGCTGCGCTTGTCAGGCGTTTGCGCGTCTCTTCCGGCATTTCGGAGGAGGATGTCAGAGAAATCGAAGCGCTTCCGATCGCGGTGAGACAGTATCCGGCGGAGACGCCCGTGGTGAGGGACGGCGAGCGGGCCACCGAATGCTGCCTGATCGTCGAGGGATTTTGCGCGCGCTCCAAGACGATCGCGAGCGGCAAGCGACAGATTCTCTCCCTGCACATTCCGGGCGAGATCCCGGACCTGATGAGCCTGTTCCTGCACGTGATGGACCATGAGCTCTCGACGTTGACGCCGTGCACGCTGGGCTTCATCAGCCATGATACGCTGCGAAGATTGCACCAACGCAGACCGGTCGTCGCCGAGATGTTTTGGCGGGACACGCTGATCGACGCCGCGATGTTTCGCGAATGGATCGTCAATGTCGGCCAGCGTCCGGCGCCTGCACGCCTCGCCCATGTCATGATCGAGCTGCGCGAGCGCCTCAGGGTGATCGGTCGCGTGGACGGCAACACTTTCGAGATGCCGCTGACCCAGGAGCAGATCGGCGAGGCCCTGGGGATCACGGCGGTCCACGCCAACCGGGTGATCAAGCAGTTGCGCCAGGAGGGGATCGTGGAATTTCAGCGCGGCCGCGTCACCGTACTCGACGAGCAGAAGTTCTTCGAACTCGCGGATTTCGACGGCCGTTATCTCCACCAGTCGCCGACGCTTTGA
- a CDS encoding HAD-IC family P-type ATPase: protein MSATEAKRPAGLSEVEARARLEEDGANELPRPERRSPLRIVMEVLREPMLVLLLCGGLVYLVLGDLREALILLVFGAMSIVITVVQETRTERVLEALRDLSSPRALVVRDGARRRIPGREVVRGDLLVLGEGDRIPADAALVDARDLQIDESLLTGESVPVRKRAAGKAMSADQRPGGEDQPFVYSGSLVVRGEGLALVEATGPRSEIGKIGLSLRGLQTEPPRLRQQTARLVRLCFLGGAVVSVAAVALYGVLRGDWLQALLAGIAIGMAMLPEEFGVVLTVFMAMGAWRISQARVLTRRAAAIEVLGSATVLCTDKTGTLTQNQMSVAELRLLDGARMRPESAGRDDARPEFIELARCGALASSPEPFDPMEKALHLFAQDALRGGDAPDGDRTLVRTYGLRPELLAMTQVWRTAGRADLVACAKGAPEAIARLCRMNAADQDSVRDAASAMARDGLRVLGMAVAACDDASLPPTQEDFAFRFVGLVGLADPLRPHVPEAVRECRAAGIRVVMITGDYPATAVAIANQAGLDVRDVMTGDQVRLADDPELAKRVGHVNVFARVLPEQKLRIVQAMKLNGEIVAMTGDGVNDAPSLKAAHIGIAMGGRGTDVAREASAIVLLDDDFGSIVSAIRLGRRIYDNLRKAMAFIFAVHVPIAGLALLPLVFGLPLIFSPVHIAFLELIIDPVCSLVFEAERDERDAMTRPPRRPDAALFSWALVGWSVLQGALAFALTAIIFVGALRSGLVADEARTLAFVTLVVCIVALVLVNRSFSASFASAFFRPNPALTWIFAGVALVLATALLWPPASSLFRFGPLHADDLMIALGAGLLVLTVLELLKPLWARRLRF, encoded by the coding sequence GTGAGCGCCACGGAAGCCAAAAGACCGGCCGGGCTGAGCGAGGTCGAGGCTCGGGCGCGGTTGGAAGAGGACGGCGCCAACGAATTGCCTCGGCCCGAACGACGCAGTCCGCTCCGCATCGTCATGGAAGTGCTGCGCGAGCCGATGCTCGTGCTGCTGCTTTGCGGTGGGCTGGTCTACCTCGTGCTCGGCGATCTCAGGGAAGCGCTGATCCTCTTGGTCTTCGGTGCGATGTCGATCGTGATCACGGTGGTGCAGGAGACCCGGACCGAGCGCGTTCTGGAAGCCTTGCGCGACCTGAGCAGCCCGCGCGCGCTCGTGGTGCGGGACGGTGCGCGTCGGCGCATCCCGGGCCGCGAGGTCGTGCGCGGCGACCTGCTCGTCCTCGGCGAAGGCGACCGGATTCCGGCCGACGCCGCGTTGGTGGACGCGCGCGATCTGCAGATCGACGAGTCGCTGCTGACCGGCGAGTCGGTGCCCGTCCGCAAGCGGGCTGCCGGCAAGGCCATGTCAGCCGATCAGCGGCCGGGCGGCGAGGATCAGCCCTTCGTGTATTCAGGTTCGCTCGTCGTGCGCGGCGAGGGGCTGGCGCTGGTCGAGGCCACCGGCCCGCGCAGCGAGATCGGGAAGATCGGGCTGTCGCTGCGCGGCTTGCAAACCGAGCCGCCCCGGCTTCGGCAACAGACCGCAAGACTGGTGCGGCTCTGCTTCCTCGGCGGCGCGGTCGTCAGCGTGGCCGCCGTCGCGCTCTACGGAGTCTTGCGTGGGGACTGGCTGCAAGCGCTGCTTGCGGGCATCGCCATCGGCATGGCGATGTTGCCGGAAGAATTTGGCGTCGTGCTCACGGTCTTCATGGCGATGGGAGCCTGGCGGATTTCGCAGGCGCGCGTCCTGACGCGGCGAGCCGCAGCCATCGAGGTCCTCGGCTCTGCGACCGTGCTGTGCACCGACAAGACCGGGACACTGACGCAGAACCAGATGTCCGTCGCGGAGTTGCGGCTGCTCGACGGGGCACGCATGCGTCCGGAGAGCGCCGGGCGGGATGACGCCAGGCCTGAATTCATCGAGCTGGCGCGTTGCGGTGCCCTGGCGAGCTCTCCGGAACCGTTCGACCCGATGGAGAAGGCTCTGCATCTGTTCGCGCAGGACGCCTTGCGGGGAGGCGATGCGCCGGACGGCGACCGGACGCTGGTGCGTACCTACGGTCTGCGCCCCGAGCTGCTGGCCATGACGCAGGTCTGGCGCACGGCCGGCCGGGCGGACCTCGTCGCATGCGCCAAGGGCGCACCCGAGGCGATCGCGCGCCTGTGCAGGATGAACGCTGCTGATCAGGATTCGGTGCGAGATGCCGCCAGCGCGATGGCGAGGGACGGGCTTCGCGTGCTGGGGATGGCCGTTGCCGCCTGCGATGACGCTTCACTCCCGCCGACCCAGGAGGATTTCGCGTTTCGATTTGTCGGCTTGGTCGGGCTTGCCGATCCGCTGCGGCCCCATGTCCCGGAGGCGGTTCGCGAATGCCGCGCGGCGGGGATCCGCGTCGTCATGATCACGGGCGATTATCCGGCAACCGCCGTTGCCATCGCGAACCAGGCCGGACTCGATGTCCGTGACGTCATGACCGGCGATCAGGTCAGGCTGGCGGATGATCCGGAGCTCGCGAAACGCGTCGGGCATGTCAACGTGTTCGCCCGGGTTTTGCCGGAGCAGAAGCTGCGCATCGTCCAGGCGATGAAGCTCAACGGCGAGATCGTGGCGATGACCGGCGACGGCGTCAACGACGCGCCTTCGCTCAAGGCCGCCCACATCGGCATCGCGATGGGAGGGCGCGGGACCGACGTCGCGCGAGAGGCGTCGGCGATCGTGCTGCTCGACGACGATTTCGGTTCGATCGTGTCGGCTATTCGTCTGGGCCGCCGCATCTACGACAATCTGCGGAAGGCGATGGCCTTCATCTTCGCCGTTCATGTCCCGATCGCGGGACTTGCGCTGCTGCCCCTGGTCTTCGGGCTGCCGCTGATCTTCAGTCCGGTGCACATCGCATTTCTGGAGCTGATCATCGACCCCGTATGCTCGCTGGTGTTCGAGGCGGAGCGGGACGAGCGCGATGCGATGACGCGTCCGCCGAGGCGGCCTGATGCCGCGCTGTTCTCGTGGGCACTGGTTGGCTGGAGCGTGCTTCAGGGGGCCCTCGCATTTGCCCTGACCGCCATCATATTCGTCGGCGCGCTTCGCTCCGGCCTCGTCGCCGACGAGGCGAGGACGCTCGCTTTCGTGACGCTCGTCGTCTGCATTGTCGCTCTGGTCCTGGTCAATCGGTCCTTCAGCGCATCGTTCGCGTCCGCGTTCTTCCGTCCAAATCCCGCATTGACCTGGATCTTCGCGGGGGTGGCTCTCGTTCTCGCCACCGCGCTGCTCTGGCCGCCGGCCTCCAGCCTGTTCCGCTTTGGTCCGCTGCATGCGGACGATCTGATGATCGCGCTCGGCGCGGGGCTGCTGGTGCTGACGGTGCTCGAATTGCTGAAACCGCTGTGGGCGCGGCGGCTTCGGTTCTAG